The DNA window ATGCCGAAGGGACCGCAGGCGAATCCACGATTCTCCGTTCCTCTCAGAAAAGACCCACAAAAGCGGGAAAACGGGCGAGTTAGTTAGAACTCCCGAAGGATGGCCGTACGGTCACAGGTCGGTTTGCTGGTCTGCCCCAGAAACGCGTCGTTTCCAGAAACCGAAGCAAATCGCTGAAAAAAATGCCGCCACAGGCTCCCAGCCGCGACGCCAAAAGGCGCAAACCGTCCCCCAGAAATCTCCCTCGGACTGTGCCCCAAAACGGGCCAGCGCGTTGTGAATTTCCGCTTCTTCCTGTTCCCGCGACAACCGACGTCCCGCCAGGCGAACCGGAGCAGGCTGAAGTCGCTGATTACGCGTGAAAAAGTCGCCGAAGAGAAATTGAATCACAAACAGGAAAAGATGCATCGACCTGTCCATACAAAAGGTCAAAGGGGGGCCGAAGCCGCGTTGGCACGCAATGCTTGAAGCCGATTAGTTCCAATCAATCTCGCGGTATCCCACCCCATCGGGCGCGCCGCGGACGCACGTGTTTTAAACGGGCATCTCTTCCCAATCCTGACCGCGCCCGACGACTTTCGCCAAAACCCAAAGTCAGTTTTGAGAAGAAGTTATGGCTCTCCCGGCAAAAAACAGCAAGGCGAGCTTTGATTATCGTAGCAGAGTAGCGACAGACTGCAACTGTTCTCTCCCGCTTCCCCTAGTTTTCCCGCCGCCCGGTCGGGTGGGTCAGGTTGCGAAAATTAGGGATGGAACGACTACCGCGAATCGGCCGTCCGCATCTGGCGCCGCCGCCACGCGGACAGCCGGAATCATCCGCCAGATCCCGAAAATCGTTCGCCCGAATCGCCCGTCTATTCGCCAAAAAAATGAGCCAGGAACCGCGCCAGCAACTTTTCGCACGCTGGCGTTTCCTGGCAGGCGGCTTCGAATTCCTCCCGCGACATGCCGGAGATTTTCTGGATGTACGTCGGATACGCGCCGACCCGTACCAGCAGGTCGGCCCGGCCCAGCTCGGGATGAAACTGGGTGCAGTAGATCGGTTTGCCCGGCAGACGGAACGCCTGGTGGTCGACTTTCGCCGACGACGCTAGCAACTCTGCCTGGGGCGGCAGCACCGCCACCCGGTCCTGGTGGCCGGCCGGAGCCAGAAAGCGACTGCCCGCGGCGCCAAAAATCGGATCGGACAGACCCGCCTGCGTCAGGGTGATCTCAATCGTACCGAGTTCGGCGCGCGACAGATCGGTCACCACCTGCCCGCCCAGCGCCTGGGCCAACGCTTGAAATCCCCAGCAACTGGCGAAGGTCGGCTTCGCCTGGTCGACCAGCCGACGTACGCCGTCGAGCGCTCGCGGCAGCCACGGTCCGCCGGAGGCGACCGAATAATCACCGCTGCCGCCCAGCACCACCATATCGCAGGCGTCGAGCAGGCGGTCCGTCGGGGGGCCGCTGATCAGGTCATGGGTGGCGATCTGATCAGTGCGGCAGCCCAGCGCCTTGGCAAAGCAGCGGATCTCGTGCGCGATCATCGGGTCGTCGTCGTTGCGCACCTGGAGCAGCAGGAATCGCAGTTTGCTATGCATAGCCAGCTTCAAACAATAAAAGGAGCCATTCCGCAGAATGGGATACGAACCGTCTTACGGGACAAGGGCGGGCCCGGAAAACCGACGGCGGCCAGGCAGCCGCGACGGTTGCTTCAGTTTCCCGTGTTGACGATAACAAACGACCCGGAATTGAAAACTACCTGCGACTGCATTTCGAGAGAGACTGTTTATGGATGTGTGCCTGGCCCAGCTGGATTTTCCGATGGCGTGGGAGACGTTCCTGCGACTGGGCGGAGCGGCGATCGCCGGCGCGCTGTTGGGGTTTGAACGCGAGAAGCACGACAAACCGGCAGGGCTGCGCACGCATATGCTGGTGGCGCTGGGGGCTGCTACCTTCATGGCGATGGTCGGCGATTACCTGACCGGCCTGCCCGTAGAACCGGCGTTGCGGCTGGATCCCAGTCGCGTGCTGGCCGGGATTGTCGGCGGCGTCGGCTTCCTGGGAGGCGGCACGATTATTGT is part of the Lignipirellula cremea genome and encodes:
- a CDS encoding MgtC/SapB family protein, whose amino-acid sequence is MDVCLAQLDFPMAWETFLRLGGAAIAGALLGFEREKHDKPAGLRTHMLVALGAATFMAMVGDYLTGLPVEPALRLDPSRVLAGIVGGVGFLGGGTIIVARGNVHGITTAANIWLAAAVGAACGMGMYALSFTAVVLALGILWGVGRLEMHFFDKEPFDPPDDSVDGNHG
- a CDS encoding type 1 glutamine amidotransferase is translated as MHSKLRFLLLQVRNDDDPMIAHEIRCFAKALGCRTDQIATHDLISGPPTDRLLDACDMVVLGGSGDYSVASGGPWLPRALDGVRRLVDQAKPTFASCWGFQALAQALGGQVVTDLSRAELGTIEITLTQAGLSDPIFGAAGSRFLAPAGHQDRVAVLPPQAELLASSAKVDHQAFRLPGKPIYCTQFHPELGRADLLVRVGAYPTYIQKISGMSREEFEAACQETPACEKLLARFLAHFFGE